A genomic stretch from Schistosoma haematobium chromosome 2, whole genome shotgun sequence includes:
- the FUM1 gene encoding fumarase fum1 (EggNog:ENOG410VAQK~COG:C), translating into MNLSIAMETAWKVLPSLNHLINVLKSKMHEFMDVIKIGRTHMQDAVPMSVGQELSGYVSQLQQAVDSIKSQLPLICYLAVGGTAVGTGLNCFKGFDEELCMGLTQLADRLYRTMYKESTPVIDLVFKPAENKFAALAGHDALLQLSGCFNTTATALMRLSNDFCLLSSGPNCGLSEFVLPANEPGSSIMPSKLNTFPL; encoded by the exons ATGAATCTGAGTATCGCAATGGAAACTGCATGGAAGGTTCTTCCCTCTTTGAATCACCTCATAAACGTACTCAAAAGTAAGATGCATGAATTTATGGATGTTATCAAAATTGGAAGGACCCATATGCAA GATGCTGTTCCAATGAGCGTTGGACAAGAATTGAGTGGATACGTGAGTCAACTCCAGCAGGCAGTGGATTCAATTAAATCACAATTACCGTTGATTTGTTATTTAGCTGTTGGTGGAACTGCCGTGGGAACTGGGCTAAATTGTTTTAAAGGTTTCGACGAGGAACTATGTATGGGCTTAACACAATTAGCTGATCGTCTTTACAGAACT ATGTACAAAGAATCTACACCGGTGATAGATCTCGTTTTCAAACCAGCTGAAAATAAATTTGCAGCTCTTGCAGGCCATGATGCCTTATTACAGTTAAGTGGTTGTTTTAATACCACCGCTACAGCTTTAATGCGATTGTCTAATGATTTTTGTTTGCTCAGCTCGGGACCAAACTGTGGCCTCAGTGAATTTGTTTTACCGGCAAACGAACCTGGATCAAGCATTATGCCAAGCAAGTTAAATACGTTTCCATTGTAG
- the SYX1A_1 gene encoding Syntaxin-1A, variant 4 (EggNog:ENOG41KOG0810~COG:U), translating into MVKDRLPELEARIKVRNENARKKAEFDFSQLHAAVFDQVNELHSDIDNLRQDINAVDRLQKDILATPQQDPSNVIYSFMVLELDSQLSELTNSIRERAHKIRSSLKELGQQEDDKLLSGLSGKCRLKSSQHAAISRQFVHIMNNYSQLQVDYRDKCKARIRTKLRIAEVSFSEDEVEKMLEKNHTGIFTQAIMAETEAAKRSLSDIEARHADIIRLEKSIQEMKELFFNVALLVDQQGDLIDQVEYNLNKASDCVVNSKRTLSSAVIRNKKNRRCKIICIILVVVISILILISLASAIGLTR; encoded by the exons ATGGTTAAAGACCGACTGCCTGAGCTTGAAGCT CGTATAAAGGTCAGAAATGAAAATGCCAGGAAGAAGGCAGAGTTTGACTTTTCTCAACTACATGCTGCTGTTTTCGATCAG GTCAATGAACTTCACTCTGATATTGATAATTTACGGCAAGATATTAATGCAGTTGACAGGCTACAAAAAGACATACTGGCTACACCTCAACAAGATCCAAGtaatgttatttattcttttatggTTTTAGAACTGGATAGTCAGCTTAGTGAGCTCACCAATTCCATCCGAGAAAGGGCTCATAAAATTCGGAGTTCCTTGAAAG AATTAGGGCAACAGGAAGATGATAAACTTCTGTCAGGATTATCTGGTAAATGTCGTCTAAAGTCGTCTCAG CATGCCGCTATTTCCCGACAATTCGTCCACATTATGAACAATTATAGTCAACTACAAGTAGATTATCGTGACAAGTGTAAGGCTCGAATTCGAACCAAGCTCCGTATCG CTGAAGTCTCATTTTCGGAAGATGAAGTTGAAAAGATGTTAGAAAAAAACCATACGGGTATTTTTACACAGGCT ATTATGGCTGAAACAGAAGCTGCGAAGCGATCATTATCGGATATCGAAGCTCGTCATGCAGACATTATACGGCTCGAAAAAAGTATCCAGGAGATGAAAGAGTTATTCTTCAATGTCGCTCTTCTAGTTGACCAACAA GGTGATTTAATCGACCAGGTTGAATACAATTTGAACAAGGCATCTGACTGTGTTGTAAATTCAAAGCGTACCCTTTCATCAGCCGTAATTAGAAATAAGAAAAATCGTCGC
- the SYX1A_1 gene encoding Syntaxin-1A, variant 5 (EggNog:ENOG41KOG0810~COG:U): MVKDRLPELEARIKVRNENARKKAEFDFSQLHAAVFDQVNELHSDIDNLRQDINAVDRLQKDILATPQQDPKLDSQLSELTNSIRERAHKIRSSLKELGQQEDDKLLSGLSGKCRLKSSQHAAISRQFVHIMNNYSQLQVDYRDKCKARIRTKLRIAEVSFSEDEVEKMLEKNHTGIFTQAIMAETEAAKRSLSDIEARHADIIRLEKSIQEMKELFFNVALLVDQQGDLIDQVEYNLNKASDCVVNSKRTLSSAVIRNKKNRRCKIICIILVVVISILILISLASAIGLTR, from the exons ATGGTTAAAGACCGACTGCCTGAGCTTGAAGCT CGTATAAAGGTCAGAAATGAAAATGCCAGGAAGAAGGCAGAGTTTGACTTTTCTCAACTACATGCTGCTGTTTTCGATCAG GTCAATGAACTTCACTCTGATATTGATAATTTACGGCAAGATATTAATGCAGTTGACAGGCTACAAAAAGACATACTGGCTACACCTCAACAAGATCCAA AACTGGATAGTCAGCTTAGTGAGCTCACCAATTCCATCCGAGAAAGGGCTCATAAAATTCGGAGTTCCTTGAAAG AATTAGGGCAACAGGAAGATGATAAACTTCTGTCAGGATTATCTGGTAAATGTCGTCTAAAGTCGTCTCAG CATGCCGCTATTTCCCGACAATTCGTCCACATTATGAACAATTATAGTCAACTACAAGTAGATTATCGTGACAAGTGTAAGGCTCGAATTCGAACCAAGCTCCGTATCG CTGAAGTCTCATTTTCGGAAGATGAAGTTGAAAAGATGTTAGAAAAAAACCATACGGGTATTTTTACACAGGCT ATTATGGCTGAAACAGAAGCTGCGAAGCGATCATTATCGGATATCGAAGCTCGTCATGCAGACATTATACGGCTCGAAAAAAGTATCCAGGAGATGAAAGAGTTATTCTTCAATGTCGCTCTTCTAGTTGACCAACAA GGTGATTTAATCGACCAGGTTGAATACAATTTGAACAAGGCATCTGACTGTGTTGTAAATTCAAAGCGTACCCTTTCATCAGCCGTAATTAGAAATAAGAAAAATCGTCGC